In Saccharicrinis carchari, one genomic interval encodes:
- a CDS encoding dipeptidase has translation MSKAKFLLSLMMGIGLLFPQLGSACTNFLITRGASADNSTMISYSADSHDLYGELYYWPGQTWPDNAMLEVYEWDTGKYLGKIKQAKQTYTVIGNINEHQVAIAETTFGGRSELRDTTGIMDYGSLIYIALQRSKTAREAIKVMTDLVAEYGYYSSGESFSIADKNEVWIMEMIGKGVGNKGAVWVALKIPDGMVSGHANQARITNFPLNDEENCLYSEDVFSFAKDKGYFDGKKKDFSFCDAYAPLDYGALRFCEARVWAGFRLMNPEMDKYEGYVKGEDSERMPLWMKPSKKISYRDVQNIMRNHFEGTSLDMTKDPGAGPFGKPYRFRPLTWEVEGEKYINERAIATQQTGFSFVAQLRSWMPDAIGGILWFGVDDAATSVYVPIYCGIQAIPHEFAVGNGSLLEYSSTSAFWIFNRVSNQAYARYSYMIEDIKKVQKRLEDKFNDFMPVIDEAALALHKEDPQKAKAFLTEYALTQSTLTLNEWKALDEFLMVKYLDGNLHREVDGEFLRNAHGNPLPAEFPGYSNDYYKRIADETGDRLKLKKLPGEEDGN, from the coding sequence ATGAGCAAAGCAAAGTTTTTACTCTCGCTTATGATGGGCATTGGCTTACTATTTCCGCAGTTAGGTAGTGCCTGCACCAACTTTTTAATTACCAGGGGCGCCTCGGCCGATAACTCCACTATGATATCGTATTCGGCCGATTCGCACGATCTTTATGGGGAGCTATATTACTGGCCCGGACAAACCTGGCCCGATAATGCCATGCTGGAGGTATATGAATGGGACACGGGCAAGTATCTGGGCAAAATAAAGCAAGCCAAGCAAACCTATACCGTTATTGGCAATATCAACGAACACCAGGTGGCTATTGCCGAAACAACTTTTGGTGGTCGCTCCGAATTGCGCGACACCACGGGTATAATGGATTATGGCAGCCTGATTTATATTGCCTTGCAACGTAGTAAAACTGCCCGTGAGGCCATCAAGGTAATGACGGATCTGGTGGCCGAGTATGGCTATTATAGCTCCGGCGAGTCGTTTTCGATAGCCGACAAAAACGAAGTGTGGATTATGGAGATGATAGGGAAGGGCGTTGGCAATAAAGGCGCTGTATGGGTGGCACTTAAAATTCCCGACGGCATGGTGTCCGGTCATGCCAACCAGGCACGTATCACCAATTTCCCGCTTAACGATGAGGAGAACTGCCTTTACTCAGAAGATGTATTCAGCTTTGCCAAAGACAAAGGTTATTTTGATGGAAAAAAGAAAGACTTTAGCTTTTGTGATGCCTATGCACCCTTGGATTATGGTGCATTGCGTTTTTGCGAAGCCCGCGTGTGGGCCGGTTTTAGGTTGATGAACCCCGAGATGGATAAATACGAGGGTTACGTAAAAGGCGAGGACAGCGAAAGGATGCCCTTGTGGATGAAACCTTCGAAAAAAATATCGTACCGCGATGTGCAAAATATCATGCGTAACCACTTTGAAGGTACTTCGCTCGATATGACCAAAGATCCCGGCGCAGGCCCCTTTGGCAAGCCCTACCGCTTCCGCCCCCTCACCTGGGAAGTTGAAGGTGAGAAATACATTAATGAGCGTGCCATCGCCACCCAGCAAACCGGATTTTCGTTTGTGGCGCAGCTGCGCAGTTGGATGCCTGATGCTATCGGAGGTATTCTTTGGTTTGGTGTGGATGATGCGGCCACTTCGGTTTACGTGCCTATTTATTGCGGCATTCAAGCTATTCCGCATGAGTTTGCTGTGGGTAATGGTAGCCTGTTGGAGTATTCATCCACCTCAGCGTTCTGGATATTTAACCGCGTATCTAACCAGGCTTATGCCCGATATAGTTATATGATAGAGGACATAAAAAAGGTACAAAAGAGGCTGGAGGACAAGTTTAACGACTTTATGCCGGTTATTGATGAGGCCGCACTTGCCCTGCACAAAGAGGATCCGCAAAAAGCTAAAGCGTTTTTAACGGAGTATGCGCTCACCCAGAGTACCTTGACCCTGAACGAATGGAAAGCGCTCGACGAGTTTTTGATGGTGAAATACCTCGACGGTAACCTGCACCGCGAAGTGGATGGTGAGTTTTTACGCAATGCGCACGGCAACCCGCTTCCTGCAGAGTTCCCGGGCTACAGCAATGATTATTACAAAAGAATAGCCGACGAAACAGGCGACAGGCTGAAGTTAAAAAAACTGCCCGGCGAAGAAGATGGGAATTGA
- the pyrI gene encoding aspartate carbamoyltransferase regulatory subunit, translating into MSKKKELSVNAIKEGTVIDHIPAKSLFKVIGILGLDHCENLITFGTNLGSERYGKKAIIKVADKFFENEDVNRIALVAPDARLNIIRDYEVVEKQLVTVSDEIVGIAKCFNPKCITNNEAVTTKFKLVDSDELALRCHYCEKITTEEHLKIL; encoded by the coding sequence ATGAGTAAGAAGAAAGAATTAAGCGTAAATGCCATTAAAGAAGGCACTGTTATAGATCACATACCCGCCAAAAGCCTGTTTAAGGTAATCGGTATTTTAGGTTTGGATCATTGTGAAAACTTAATAACTTTTGGTACTAACCTGGGCAGCGAACGTTACGGAAAAAAGGCCATTATCAAAGTTGCCGATAAGTTTTTCGAGAACGAAGATGTCAACCGTATTGCCCTGGTGGCACCCGATGCCCGTTTAAATATTATCCGCGACTATGAGGTGGTGGAAAAACAATTAGTAACCGTTTCGGACGAGATTGTAGGTATTGCCAAATGTTTTAATCCTAAATGCATCACCAACAACGAGGCGGTCACCACCAAGTTTAAACTGGTGGATTCTGACGAACTGGCCCTCAGGTGCCATTACTGCGAAAAAATTACCACCGAGGAACATCTTAAAATATTGTAG
- a CDS encoding flavin reductase family protein, whose amino-acid sequence MSKVDWKPGNMIYPLPALMVTVGDSPDNFNIITIAWTGTICSDPPMCYISVRKGRHSYSILKNTGEFVINLTTKDLAYATDWCGVRSGRKFDKFMRMKLTPGKSSVVKAPIIEESPINIECKVTQVIELGTHDMFMAEVVNVKADEKYINPKTGAFSLIASKPICYSHGHYFELGKVIGKFGYTVEKKKRKRPTSKKL is encoded by the coding sequence ATGTCAAAAGTTGATTGGAAACCCGGCAACATGATATATCCTCTGCCGGCCTTGATGGTTACCGTGGGCGACAGCCCCGACAATTTTAATATTATTACCATTGCCTGGACAGGAACCATATGCTCCGACCCACCCATGTGCTACATATCGGTGCGTAAAGGACGGCATTCCTATTCGATATTAAAAAATACCGGAGAGTTTGTGATTAATCTTACCACCAAAGATTTAGCTTATGCAACCGACTGGTGTGGCGTACGGTCGGGGCGAAAGTTCGATAAGTTTATGCGCATGAAGCTTACACCAGGCAAGTCAAGTGTAGTCAAGGCACCTATAATTGAGGAGTCGCCTATCAATATTGAATGCAAGGTAACGCAGGTTATTGAATTGGGCACCCATGATATGTTTATGGCCGAAGTGGTTAACGTTAAAGCCGATGAAAAATACATAAATCCTAAAACGGGAGCCTTTTCCTTAATTGCCTCAAAACCCATATGTTATTCGCATGGCCATTATTTTGAGTTGGGTAAAGTCATTGGTAAGTTTGGTTACACTGTAGAAAAGAAAAAACGCAAACGCCCAACGAGCAAAAAACTATAG
- the lgt gene encoding prolipoprotein diacylglyceryl transferase, which translates to MVFDFITWTVKPEIFSLGPISVRYYGLFFAIGFMLSYNLMEKMFKWEKIPLPWLEKLFIYVVVATVLGARLGHVFFYGWDYYSQHLGEILMVWKGGLASHGGAIGIVIAIMIYSKKVSKKSPIWALDRVVVPTAMTAFFIRMGNLMNSEIYGHATDLPWGFRFVDNFYEWLNGAEPILTQPSHPTQIYEALAYLALFGLLLWMYWKTNAKDRTGLIFGVFLIGTFLSRFFIEFVKHDQESFEADMALNMGQWLSIPFVLAGIYFIWKAPKAIPVKK; encoded by the coding sequence ATGGTATTTGACTTTATTACCTGGACGGTAAAACCGGAAATTTTTAGTCTGGGGCCTATCTCCGTTCGTTACTACGGATTGTTTTTCGCCATCGGCTTTATGCTGAGCTACAACCTGATGGAAAAGATGTTTAAATGGGAAAAAATCCCCCTGCCCTGGTTGGAGAAACTGTTTATTTATGTGGTGGTAGCCACCGTATTGGGTGCCCGGTTGGGGCATGTATTCTTTTACGGATGGGATTACTACTCGCAGCACCTGGGCGAAATATTAATGGTATGGAAAGGCGGACTGGCCAGCCATGGTGGCGCCATAGGAATCGTTATCGCCATTATGATATACTCCAAAAAAGTGTCTAAAAAATCACCTATCTGGGCATTGGATCGCGTGGTAGTACCTACTGCCATGACGGCTTTTTTTATACGAATGGGCAACCTGATGAACTCCGAGATATACGGCCATGCAACAGATTTACCCTGGGGATTCCGATTTGTAGATAACTTTTACGAGTGGCTGAACGGGGCCGAGCCCATTTTAACCCAGCCCTCGCACCCAACACAAATATATGAAGCCCTCGCCTATCTGGCCTTGTTTGGGCTATTGCTATGGATGTACTGGAAAACCAACGCGAAGGATCGCACCGGATTAATTTTTGGGGTGTTCCTTATTGGCACTTTCCTGTCGCGCTTCTTCATCGAATTTGTAAAACACGACCAGGAAAGCTTTGAAGCCGATATGGCCTTAAACATGGGGCAATGGCTCAGCATCCCCTTTGTTTTGGCGGGCATCTATTTTATATGGAAAGCACCAAAAGCAATACCGGTTAAGAAATAA
- the secA gene encoding preprotein translocase subunit SecA gives MAFINQMVTKLFGSKYERDLKELNPIVDLVKALTPEIEKLSNDELRNRSSKLKERILNHIKPEQDKVLALKAKTEDNSVNIAERENIYSEIDKIEKEIDDKLEKFLGEVLPEAFAILKDTARRFTQNETVEVTATQFDRDLAATHDFVEIEDDKAIWFNSWEAGGSTITWEMIHYDVQLFGGVALHQGKIAEMATGEGKTLVATLPVFLNALTGRGVHLVTVNDYLAKRDSEWMGPLYQFHGLSVDCIDKHRPNSNERRAAYMSDITFGTNNEFGFDYLRDNMAISPEDLVQRKHNYAIVDEVDSVLIDDARTPLIISGPIPKGDDQLFDELKPKVEKLVETQRQLVAKILVDAKKKLKSDDKKVAEEGSLELLRAYKGLPRNKPLIKFLSEPGIKAHMLKTENFYMQENSKNMHIVTDTLFFVIDEKHNSIELTEKGIDLITGASDDPQFFVLPDIGSEIAELEKSNLSDEGKLEKKDALLQSYSVKSERVHTINQLLKAYTLFEKDTEYVVMDNKVKIVDEQTGRIMEGRRYSDGLHQAIEAKERVKIEAATQTYATITLQNYFRMYSKLSGMTGTAQTEAGELWDIYKLDVVVIPTNKPIIRNDWNDKVYKTNREKYNAAIEEIVGLVKAGRPVLVGTTSVEISELLSRMLKIRGIKHNVLNAKLHQREADIVAEAGAKGVVTIATNMAGRGTDIKLSDEVKAAGGLAIVGTERHESRRVDRQLRGRAGRQGDPGSSQFFVSLEDNLMRLFGSDRIVKYMDRLGVEDGEVIQHSMITKSIERAQKKVEENNFGIRKRLLEYDDVMNSQREVIYKKRRHALYGERIQVDLSNMIYDICDNIVNDYHSNADYEGFKMELIRVFSVSSPFSSQEFLKGSPNEMADKLYDNVWNAYQRKTEAIAAQAMPVIKDVYENKGHQYQNIVVPFTDGQKMMQITTNLKKAYESNAAELVKSFEKSIILMTIDNAWKEHLRELDDLRTSVQNASYEQKDPLLIYKFESFELFKTMLNKANKDVVSTLVKASIPVQDPQEIKQEETRKRQDLSGLISSREGYDGNGDNNKRAKKKAQPVRVEKRVGRNEPCPCGSGKKYKQCHGKNVNV, from the coding sequence ATGGCATTTATAAATCAAATGGTTACCAAATTGTTTGGTAGCAAATACGAGAGAGACTTAAAGGAGTTGAACCCTATTGTAGATTTAGTGAAGGCACTTACTCCTGAAATTGAAAAACTGAGCAACGACGAGCTGCGCAACAGGAGTAGTAAGCTGAAAGAACGGATTTTGAACCATATTAAACCCGAGCAGGATAAAGTGCTTGCATTGAAAGCTAAAACTGAAGATAACTCCGTTAACATTGCAGAAAGAGAAAATATATATAGTGAGATAGATAAAATTGAAAAAGAGATTGACGACAAGCTCGAGAAATTTTTAGGCGAAGTACTTCCAGAAGCTTTTGCCATATTAAAAGATACGGCCCGCAGGTTTACCCAAAACGAAACAGTAGAAGTTACGGCCACACAATTCGATAGGGACTTGGCTGCCACCCACGATTTTGTTGAGATTGAAGATGACAAAGCCATATGGTTTAACTCGTGGGAAGCCGGTGGGAGCACCATCACATGGGAAATGATACATTACGATGTACAATTGTTTGGTGGTGTGGCCCTCCATCAAGGCAAAATTGCCGAAATGGCAACAGGTGAAGGTAAAACGTTGGTTGCTACCCTTCCGGTATTCTTAAACGCCCTTACCGGACGTGGCGTTCATCTGGTAACCGTAAACGATTATCTGGCTAAGCGTGACTCCGAATGGATGGGACCCCTCTACCAATTCCACGGTCTTTCAGTAGATTGTATCGATAAGCATCGCCCTAACTCCAATGAGCGACGTGCAGCATATATGAGCGACATCACCTTTGGCACCAACAATGAGTTCGGTTTTGATTACCTGCGCGATAACATGGCCATATCGCCCGAAGACCTGGTGCAACGCAAGCACAATTATGCTATTGTAGATGAGGTGGACTCGGTATTGATTGACGATGCCCGTACGCCCCTGATAATATCCGGCCCCATTCCCAAAGGCGACGATCAGTTGTTTGATGAGCTTAAACCCAAAGTGGAAAAACTGGTAGAAACACAGCGCCAGCTGGTAGCAAAGATACTAGTAGATGCCAAAAAGAAACTCAAATCGGACGATAAAAAAGTAGCTGAAGAAGGGTCTTTGGAATTACTCCGTGCCTACAAAGGTCTTCCGCGCAATAAGCCCTTAATTAAGTTTTTAAGTGAGCCCGGTATAAAAGCCCACATGCTTAAAACAGAAAACTTTTACATGCAGGAGAACAGCAAAAATATGCACATCGTAACCGATACGCTATTTTTTGTGATAGATGAAAAGCACAACTCCATTGAGCTTACGGAAAAAGGTATTGACCTGATTACCGGCGCTTCGGACGATCCGCAGTTTTTTGTTTTACCTGATATAGGTTCGGAGATAGCTGAGCTGGAGAAATCGAACCTGAGCGACGAAGGCAAATTGGAGAAAAAAGATGCACTTTTACAAAGCTATAGCGTAAAATCGGAACGTGTACACACTATTAACCAACTTTTAAAAGCCTATACGCTTTTCGAGAAAGACACCGAATATGTGGTAATGGATAACAAGGTAAAGATAGTGGATGAGCAAACAGGCCGTATAATGGAGGGACGTCGTTACTCCGACGGGCTCCACCAGGCCATAGAGGCTAAGGAACGCGTTAAGATAGAGGCTGCTACACAAACCTACGCCACCATCACCCTTCAGAATTATTTTAGGATGTACAGCAAGCTATCCGGTATGACGGGCACGGCCCAAACCGAAGCTGGTGAGTTGTGGGACATCTACAAGTTAGATGTGGTGGTAATCCCCACCAATAAACCAATTATACGTAACGACTGGAACGACAAAGTATATAAAACAAACCGCGAAAAATATAATGCTGCTATCGAAGAAATCGTTGGTCTGGTAAAAGCCGGACGTCCGGTGCTGGTAGGTACTACTTCGGTAGAAATATCGGAGCTATTGAGCCGAATGTTAAAAATAAGAGGCATAAAGCATAACGTACTCAACGCCAAACTACACCAGCGTGAGGCCGACATTGTGGCCGAAGCCGGTGCTAAAGGCGTGGTTACTATCGCCACCAACATGGCCGGACGTGGTACCGACATTAAGCTGAGCGACGAAGTAAAAGCAGCTGGTGGCCTCGCTATCGTAGGCACCGAGCGACACGAATCACGACGAGTGGACAGGCAGTTACGCGGTCGTGCCGGTCGCCAGGGCGATCCGGGTAGCTCCCAGTTTTTTGTGTCGTTGGAAGACAACCTGATGCGTCTGTTCGGATCGGACCGCATTGTAAAATACATGGATCGTCTGGGCGTAGAGGATGGTGAAGTGATTCAGCACTCTATGATTACCAAATCTATTGAGCGTGCCCAGAAAAAAGTAGAGGAAAACAACTTTGGCATCCGTAAACGATTGCTGGAATACGATGATGTGATGAACTCGCAGCGCGAAGTGATTTATAAAAAACGCCGTCATGCATTGTATGGCGAACGTATTCAAGTGGATTTATCGAACATGATTTATGATATATGCGACAATATCGTGAACGATTATCATTCCAATGCGGATTACGAAGGTTTTAAGATGGAACTCATACGTGTTTTTTCCGTTTCTTCGCCATTTAGCAGTCAGGAATTTCTGAAAGGAAGCCCCAACGAAATGGCGGATAAGCTTTACGACAATGTATGGAATGCCTACCAACGAAAAACAGAAGCCATTGCAGCTCAGGCTATGCCCGTTATAAAGGATGTGTATGAAAACAAAGGGCATCAGTATCAAAATATTGTGGTGCCCTTTACCGATGGGCAAAAAATGATGCAAATTACCACCAACCTCAAAAAGGCCTATGAATCCAACGCTGCCGAGTTGGTTAAGTCTTTTGAAAAGTCGATTATTCTTATGACCATCGACAATGCCTGGAAAGAGCATTTGCGCGAATTGGACGATTTACGAACATCGGTACAGAATGCCTCCTACGAGCAAAAAGATCCTTTGCTCATTTATAAATTCGAGTCGTTTGAACTGTTTAAAACCATGCTGAACAAAGCCAATAAAGATGTGGTTTCTACCTTGGTAAAGGCCAGCATTCCGGTACAGGATCCGCAGGAAATAAAACAAGAAGAAACACGTAAGCGCCAGGATTTAAGTGGGTTGATTTCGAGCAGAGAAGGATACGACGGCAATGGCGACAACAACAAACGTGCAAAGAAAAAAGCCCAGCCGGTGCGAGTAGAGAAACGTGTAGGACGAAACGAACCCTGCCCCTGCGGAAGTGGTAAAAAATACAAGCAATGTCATGGGAAAAATGTAAATGTGTAG
- a CDS encoding glycoside hydrolase family 16 protein, whose amino-acid sequence MKSYNLLFVLLFFSFLGCKQEASVIIDSYIYLQKEGREKKDWEIIWEDHFEGTEIDTTKWTRIPPNNADWGRHMTTDDMCYEIKEGNLYLKGINNPDTVSDPRPFLTGGIYTKNKFAFQYGKVEIHARLESAQGAWPAMWMLSEHNKYGGWPHSGEIDIMEHLNYDSIIYQTTHSNYTNNLGQKHNPPHGGTAKIDAGQFNTFGLEWYPDSLVFTLNGDRTFAYPRVKDADKSQWPYDQPFYILIDQQLGGSWVGKVNPEDLPVNMIVDYVKVYQ is encoded by the coding sequence ATGAAAAGCTACAACTTACTCTTCGTATTATTGTTTTTTTCCTTCCTCGGATGTAAACAGGAAGCTTCGGTAATTATCGACTCCTACATCTACTTACAAAAAGAAGGAAGAGAAAAAAAGGATTGGGAAATAATTTGGGAAGACCATTTTGAGGGAACCGAGATAGACACAACCAAGTGGACGCGCATACCGCCCAACAATGCCGACTGGGGCAGGCACATGACCACCGACGATATGTGTTACGAAATAAAAGAAGGGAACCTTTATTTAAAGGGTATCAACAACCCGGATACGGTGAGCGATCCACGGCCTTTTTTAACGGGAGGCATCTATACTAAAAACAAATTTGCTTTTCAGTATGGTAAAGTTGAAATACACGCCAGATTAGAGAGTGCTCAAGGCGCATGGCCGGCCATGTGGATGCTGTCTGAACATAACAAATACGGCGGATGGCCCCATAGTGGCGAGATTGATATCATGGAACATCTGAACTACGACAGTATTATTTATCAGACCACCCACTCGAACTACACCAATAATCTGGGGCAAAAGCACAATCCTCCGCATGGTGGAACGGCAAAAATAGATGCCGGGCAATTTAACACCTTTGGGCTGGAATGGTATCCGGATAGTTTGGTATTTACACTAAACGGTGATAGAACATTTGCCTATCCACGCGTTAAGGATGCTGATAAATCGCAATGGCCCTACGACCAGCCTTTTTATATTTTAATCGATCAGCAATTAGGCGGATCGTGGGTTGGTAAGGTAAACCCGGAGGATCTGCCGGTGAATATGATTGTGGATTATGTGAAGGTTTATCAGTAA
- a CDS encoding CPBP family intramembrane glutamic endopeptidase, with translation MSAIGLVFITRPFSDITRIWDIYVNGVSEPYFHEFNSHHYYRLITALILAPVIEELIFRKYIFTSLLQRYSLRVAFLVSCILFSLMHMPQLTNLIPTFMLGAACCLVYIKTKRIIYPILLHFTYNLVINLFVWIGAPALNWIYTLSPFDYRYWAIVIMGGLLGFLALKRIPISKP, from the coding sequence ATGTCGGCAATAGGATTGGTATTCATTACCCGGCCATTTTCAGACATAACCCGGATATGGGACATCTATGTTAACGGTGTGTCCGAACCGTATTTTCACGAGTTTAATTCACATCACTATTACCGTTTAATTACTGCTCTGATTTTAGCCCCAGTTATTGAGGAGTTGATTTTCAGAAAATATATTTTCACTTCCCTACTCCAGAGGTATTCATTAAGAGTAGCTTTTCTGGTTTCTTGCATTTTATTTTCATTGATGCACATGCCACAATTAACAAATCTTATTCCTACGTTTATGTTAGGGGCTGCATGTTGTTTGGTCTATATAAAAACAAAGCGTATTATTTATCCTATACTTTTACATTTTACATACAACCTGGTTATAAACCTTTTTGTGTGGATAGGTGCACCCGCCTTAAACTGGATTTATACGCTATCTCCATTCGATTACAGGTATTGGGCAATAGTAATAATGGGCGGCCTTTTAGGCTTTTTGGCGTTAAAACGAATACCTATTTCCAAACCATAA